The following proteins come from a genomic window of Maribacter sp. HTCC2170:
- a CDS encoding adenosylcobalamin-dependent ribonucleoside-diphosphate reductase: MSVKTIPAKRKTYTQEEAYQSSLAYFKGDDLAAQVWINKYALKDSEGNLYEMNPDDMHYRIAKEISRVEQKYPNPLTEKEVYDLIKNFKYIVPQGSPMAGIGNPYQIASLSNCFVIGTDGKSDSYGGIMKIDQEQVQLMKRRGGVGHDLSHIRPKGSAVKNSALTSTGLVPFMERYSNSTREVAQDGRRGALMLSVSINHPDAEDFIDAKMEQGKVTGANVSVRIDDDFMKAVDNNTNYTQKFPIHSDNPRFTNEIEANKLWDKIVHNAWKSAEPGILFWDTIINESVPDCYADLGYKTVSTNPCGEIPLCPYDSCRLLAINLFSYVDQPFTKDASFNFPLFKKHIALAQRIMDDIIDLELEKVDGILEKIMADPELEETKSVEISLWENIKEKAIKGRRTGIGITAEGDMLAALGLRYGSEEANEFSIEVHKNIALEAYRASVHAAKDRGAFEIFDAEREKENPFILRLKEADEKLYYEMLEYGRRNIALLTIAPTGTTSLMTQTTSGIEPVFLPVYKRRRKVNPNDKNVNVTFVDEVGDSWEEYVVFHHRFRQWMEVNGIDTNKSYSQVELDKIVKKSPYYKATSNDVDWLSKVRLQGGVQKWVDHSISVTINLPNEVQEDLVGKLYLEAWKAGCKGVTVYRDGSRSGVLISNEPEAEETLTHFPTKRPQVLEADVVRFQNNKEKWIAFIGLVDDQPYEIFTGLSDDEDGILIPRWAENGLIIKNREEDGTSRYDFQYKNKRGYKTTIEGLSQKFNPEYWNYAKLISSTLRHGMPIEKIVDLINSLQLEGESISTWKNGVARALKRYVADGTAAKGQKCDNCKSNNLIYQEGCLTCKDCGSSKCG, from the coding sequence ATGTCAGTAAAAACCATCCCCGCTAAAAGAAAAACGTATACGCAAGAAGAAGCATACCAATCTAGTTTGGCCTATTTTAAAGGCGATGATCTAGCCGCTCAAGTTTGGATCAATAAATATGCATTAAAAGATTCTGAAGGAAATCTCTATGAAATGAATCCGGATGACATGCATTATAGAATTGCAAAAGAGATCAGTAGGGTTGAACAAAAATATCCCAACCCCTTAACCGAAAAAGAAGTTTATGACCTAATCAAAAACTTTAAATACATCGTACCTCAAGGAAGTCCTATGGCCGGTATTGGGAATCCTTATCAAATTGCTTCTCTTTCCAATTGTTTCGTAATCGGTACTGATGGTAAATCAGATTCTTACGGTGGAATCATGAAAATAGACCAAGAACAGGTACAATTAATGAAGCGTCGTGGTGGCGTGGGTCACGACCTTTCGCATATACGACCAAAAGGTTCAGCGGTAAAAAATTCGGCTTTGACCTCAACAGGGTTGGTGCCTTTTATGGAGCGTTATTCAAATTCTACCCGTGAAGTAGCTCAAGATGGGCGTCGTGGTGCCTTGATGCTTTCTGTTTCTATCAACCACCCAGACGCAGAAGACTTTATCGATGCCAAAATGGAACAAGGCAAAGTGACTGGCGCCAACGTATCGGTTCGTATAGATGATGATTTTATGAAGGCGGTGGACAACAATACGAATTACACACAAAAATTTCCTATACATAGTGACAACCCAAGATTTACAAATGAAATAGAGGCCAATAAGCTATGGGATAAGATTGTACACAATGCATGGAAATCTGCTGAGCCAGGCATCTTATTTTGGGATACGATCATCAACGAATCGGTACCTGATTGCTATGCTGATCTAGGATATAAAACAGTTTCTACCAATCCGTGTGGAGAGATTCCATTATGCCCTTATGATTCTTGTCGTTTGTTGGCCATCAATCTTTTCTCTTATGTTGATCAACCATTCACCAAAGATGCATCGTTTAATTTCCCGCTTTTCAAAAAACATATTGCATTGGCCCAGCGCATAATGGATGACATCATTGACCTTGAACTTGAAAAAGTCGATGGCATCTTGGAAAAAATCATGGCGGATCCTGAGTTGGAAGAAACTAAATCGGTAGAAATAAGCCTATGGGAGAACATTAAGGAAAAAGCAATAAAAGGCAGAAGAACGGGAATAGGCATTACTGCAGAAGGCGATATGTTGGCAGCTTTAGGTCTTCGCTATGGAAGTGAGGAAGCCAATGAGTTTTCGATTGAAGTACATAAGAATATTGCCTTGGAAGCATATAGAGCTTCTGTTCATGCTGCTAAAGATCGTGGAGCATTCGAGATTTTTGATGCAGAAAGGGAAAAAGAAAATCCTTTTATCCTTCGCCTAAAAGAAGCTGACGAAAAACTGTATTATGAAATGTTGGAATATGGTCGTAGAAATATTGCCCTTTTGACAATTGCACCTACTGGCACAACCAGTTTAATGACCCAAACCACCTCGGGAATAGAGCCAGTTTTTCTTCCGGTTTATAAACGTAGAAGAAAGGTAAACCCCAATGACAAGAACGTTAATGTGACTTTTGTTGACGAAGTGGGTGATTCATGGGAAGAATATGTGGTCTTTCATCATAGATTCAGACAATGGATGGAGGTTAATGGTATTGATACCAATAAATCCTACAGCCAAGTAGAATTAGATAAAATAGTTAAGAAATCTCCTTATTATAAGGCAACCTCCAATGACGTGGATTGGTTGAGTAAAGTACGTCTTCAAGGTGGCGTTCAAAAATGGGTAGACCACTCTATTAGTGTTACAATTAACCTGCCAAATGAAGTTCAGGAAGACTTAGTGGGAAAATTGTATTTGGAAGCCTGGAAAGCAGGATGTAAAGGTGTTACCGTTTATCGCGATGGTTCCAGGTCTGGTGTATTGATTTCCAATGAGCCGGAAGCTGAAGAAACATTGACGCATTTCCCAACTAAACGCCCGCAAGTGCTAGAAGCAGATGTAGTACGTTTTCAGAACAATAAGGAAAAATGGATTGCCTTTATAGGTCTTGTCGATGACCAACCCTATGAGATTTTCACTGGACTCTCTGATGATGAAGATGGTATTTTGATTCCTCGTTGGGCAGAAAATGGTCTTATCATTAAAAACAGAGAAGAAGATGGCACTTCGCGTTATGATTTTCAATATAAAAACAAAAGAGGTTACAAAACCACTATTGAAGGTCTATCGCAAAAATTCAATCCTGAGTATTGGAACTATGCCAAGTTAATTTCAAGTACACTACGTCATGGCATGCCAATTGAAAAAATAGTTGATTTGATCAATAGTTTACAATTGGAAGGTGAATCTATAAGTACTTGGAAAAACGGAGTCGCTCGCGCCCTTAAAAGGTATGTTGCCGATGGTACGGCTGCAAAAGGTCAAAAATGCGATAATTGTAAATCCAATAACCTGATCTATCAAGAGGGCTGCCTAACATGTAAGGATTGTGGCTCTTCTAAGTGCGGATAA
- a CDS encoding SPFH domain-containing protein: MNLFEEIKNKLKHEFIDIVEWLDASDDTIVHRFERYQNEIKNNAKLIVREGQTAVFVNEGQLADVFTPGTYTLNTKNLPILTTLKGWKYGFDSPFKAEVYFVNTHLFTDEKWGTKNPFMLSDERFGLVEIRAFGTYSFRINDPGKFVVDVVGTDGNFTNYEVNEHLKSLIVTRFTDTVGEANLPVELYAANTSELSETCQEVMQPEFGRVGIELEKFYIENVSMPEELKKEIFEYSRLDKLDMTKLSQFKAAKAMEAAAKNEGGTAGAGMGMGMGFVLAQQMGNMMSQPGTQQPFGGHPQQVAAVPPPMPTQVMYHYAVNGQQAGPVTFDKLKELFASRTVNRDSLVWKQGMANWIALKDVEELKVFLGGNTPPPLPTA; encoded by the coding sequence ATGAACTTATTTGAAGAGATAAAAAACAAACTGAAGCATGAATTTATTGACATTGTTGAATGGCTGGATGCCTCAGATGACACCATTGTCCATAGATTTGAAAGATATCAAAATGAGATTAAGAACAATGCGAAGCTTATTGTTCGCGAAGGACAGACAGCTGTTTTTGTAAATGAAGGCCAATTGGCCGACGTTTTTACTCCCGGAACATATACGCTAAACACGAAAAACCTTCCTATACTTACTACGTTAAAAGGTTGGAAATATGGTTTTGATAGTCCGTTCAAGGCCGAAGTATATTTTGTGAACACACATTTATTCACTGATGAGAAATGGGGAACCAAGAATCCGTTCATGTTGAGTGATGAGCGATTTGGATTGGTGGAGATCAGGGCTTTTGGGACGTATAGTTTTAGAATCAACGATCCTGGTAAATTTGTGGTTGATGTCGTGGGTACCGATGGTAATTTTACCAACTATGAAGTAAATGAACACCTTAAAAGTTTAATAGTTACCCGATTTACCGATACAGTAGGTGAGGCTAATCTTCCGGTAGAATTATACGCCGCGAATACCAGTGAACTATCAGAAACATGCCAAGAGGTAATGCAACCTGAATTTGGCCGTGTGGGTATTGAGTTGGAAAAGTTCTACATCGAGAACGTTTCTATGCCTGAAGAACTTAAAAAAGAAATATTTGAATATAGCCGATTGGATAAATTGGATATGACCAAACTTTCCCAGTTCAAAGCTGCCAAGGCCATGGAAGCTGCTGCCAAGAACGAAGGCGGAACTGCCGGAGCAGGTATGGGAATGGGAATGGGATTCGTATTGGCACAGCAAATGGGCAATATGATGAGCCAACCCGGGACGCAACAACCTTTTGGTGGGCATCCTCAACAAGTTGCTGCAGTACCACCGCCAATGCCAACTCAGGTTATGTACCATTATGCTGTTAATGGCCAACAGGCGGGACCAGTAACTTTTGATAAACTAAAGGAACTTTTTGCAAGTAGAACTGTGAACAGAGATTCTTTGGTTTGGAAACAGGGGATGGCCAATTGGATTGCATTAAAAGATGTGGAAGAATTGAAGGTTTTTTTAGGAGGTAATACACCGCCACCATTACCAACTGCATAA
- a CDS encoding metallophosphoesterase family protein has translation MRTLVVGDIHSGLKALDQVLQRAEVTTNDKLVFLGDYVDGWSEAAETVDFLIELDKTHNCVFLRGNHDELCSDWLVKREDNPMWLQHGGAASAESYKKASQSTIDRHINFFNDLVNYHLDAENRLYLHAGFTNVKGVEHEYFQKTFYWDRTLWELALSLNPNLGKEDKFYPKRLLHYKEIYIGHTPVTRLGKTTPQQGANVWNIDTGAAFKGPLSIVDVDTKDVWQSNPVHTFYLDEKGRN, from the coding sequence ATGAGGACATTGGTAGTTGGTGATATACATTCAGGATTAAAAGCGCTTGACCAGGTTTTACAAAGAGCGGAAGTTACTACTAATGATAAGTTGGTTTTTCTTGGAGATTACGTTGATGGTTGGAGTGAGGCGGCTGAAACGGTTGATTTTTTGATTGAACTTGACAAAACCCACAATTGCGTTTTTTTAAGGGGAAATCACGATGAGCTTTGCTCAGATTGGCTGGTTAAACGAGAAGATAACCCAATGTGGTTACAACATGGCGGTGCTGCAAGCGCTGAATCATATAAGAAAGCTTCGCAATCGACCATTGACAGACACATAAATTTCTTTAATGATTTAGTGAATTATCATTTAGATGCTGAAAATCGATTATATCTTCATGCAGGGTTTACCAATGTGAAAGGTGTTGAGCATGAATATTTTCAAAAAACCTTTTATTGGGATAGAACGTTATGGGAGTTGGCGTTATCCTTAAATCCGAATTTGGGGAAGGAGGATAAATTCTATCCAAAACGATTACTACACTATAAAGAAATATATATTGGCCATACTCCAGTTACCCGACTGGGAAAAACCACTCCACAACAAGGTGCGAATGTTTGGAATATAGATACAGGAGCAGCTTTTAAAGGACCATTATCAATCGTAGATGTTGATACAAAAGATGTCTGGCAAAGTAATCCTGTTCATACATTTTATCTAGACGAAAAGGGGAGAAATTAA
- a CDS encoding acyl-ACP desaturase — protein sequence MVTKNIRLEVMQALEPKVDEFMNSFLIPAEDIWQPTDFLPDPESKGFLDDIEQLREESKELGYDFWVTMVADMITEEALPTYESWLMDVEGINQHDGKKNGWSKWVRAWTAEENRHGDVLNKYLYLSGRVNMREIEITTQHLISDGFDIGTDRDPYKNFVYTSFQELATNISHKRVGQMARKKGNKLLGKMCGIIAGDEMRHHLAYREFVKQIFGEDPSGMMLAFADMMKKKIVMPAHFLRESGGTIGAAFENFSNCAQRLGVYTAHDYIDILKKLNAFWDLETVRSLSDEAEKARDYLLKLPARLERISERMQFPEDQYHFKWVEANGTL from the coding sequence ATGGTTACCAAGAACATTCGGTTAGAAGTAATGCAGGCTTTAGAGCCCAAAGTGGATGAGTTCATGAACTCTTTCTTGATTCCTGCAGAGGATATTTGGCAGCCAACAGATTTTCTTCCCGACCCAGAGAGTAAAGGATTTTTAGATGACATTGAACAGTTACGTGAAGAATCCAAAGAACTTGGATATGACTTTTGGGTGACTATGGTTGCTGATATGATTACTGAGGAAGCTTTGCCAACCTACGAATCTTGGTTAATGGACGTTGAGGGGATCAACCAGCACGACGGAAAGAAAAATGGGTGGTCTAAGTGGGTGAGAGCATGGACAGCTGAAGAAAACCGACATGGTGATGTGCTAAATAAGTATTTGTATTTGTCAGGTCGTGTGAATATGCGGGAAATTGAAATTACTACACAACATTTGATTTCAGATGGATTTGATATCGGTACTGATAGGGATCCTTATAAAAACTTTGTATATACTTCTTTTCAAGAATTGGCGACAAATATCTCGCACAAACGAGTTGGTCAAATGGCCAGAAAAAAAGGCAATAAACTTTTAGGGAAGATGTGCGGTATTATTGCTGGTGATGAAATGAGGCATCATTTGGCATATAGAGAATTTGTGAAACAAATTTTTGGTGAAGACCCATCAGGAATGATGTTGGCCTTTGCTGATATGATGAAAAAGAAAATTGTAATGCCAGCACATTTTTTACGTGAATCTGGGGGAACAATAGGCGCGGCCTTTGAGAATTTTTCAAATTGCGCACAACGTTTGGGAGTATACACGGCTCATGATTATATCGACATTCTTAAAAAATTGAATGCTTTTTGGGATTTGGAGACCGTGAGAAGTCTTTCAGATGAAGCAGAAAAGGCAAGGGATTATTTATTGAAACTACCAGCGCGATTAGAACGAATATCGGAACGAATGCAATTTCCTGAAGATCAATATCATTTTAAATGGGTAGAGGCCAACGGAACTTTATAG
- a CDS encoding OmpA family protein — MTKRTTNLLGIIITILAGTYFYITCCSECGMQSKEEPEKEVITSIEPKATSFPFSFSDGDFTYSANDNFNFNSSSSAILTPVSQGVEDGIESLKSFLDENSEKVFNINGYYTSDEENDSAFPNLGLARANAVKNYFVSKGIPSKLMNTLGQLKNELVPNVNLFSGPLGYSIANRAEDADEQLADIYQRIKGNPISLEFNTAEASINLRAEQRQKFANISRYLDKEDDAVANIVGHTDNTGQRDANIKLGQERADFAKSYLMRNGIPESRINATSKGPDEPIASNDTEEGRAKNRRTVITLN; from the coding sequence ATGACAAAAAGAACCACCAACCTATTGGGGATCATTATCACCATTTTGGCAGGGACTTACTTTTACATTACATGTTGCAGCGAATGTGGCATGCAATCAAAAGAGGAGCCCGAAAAAGAAGTGATAACGTCAATAGAGCCAAAAGCTACGTCTTTTCCCTTTTCGTTCAGTGATGGGGATTTCACATATAGCGCAAATGACAACTTTAATTTCAATTCTTCATCTTCGGCTATTCTAACACCAGTATCACAAGGGGTAGAAGATGGTATTGAAAGTTTAAAATCATTTTTAGATGAGAATTCTGAAAAAGTATTCAATATCAATGGATACTATACTTCTGATGAAGAAAATGATTCGGCCTTTCCGAATTTAGGACTGGCAAGAGCCAATGCAGTAAAGAATTACTTTGTTTCAAAGGGAATTCCTTCTAAATTAATGAATACCCTGGGACAATTAAAAAACGAATTGGTCCCCAATGTTAATCTTTTCAGTGGTCCATTAGGTTATAGCATTGCAAATAGAGCGGAAGACGCTGATGAGCAACTTGCTGACATTTATCAACGAATAAAGGGTAACCCAATCTCTCTGGAGTTCAATACAGCAGAGGCATCAATAAATCTTAGAGCTGAACAACGTCAAAAATTTGCCAACATATCAAGGTATCTTGATAAGGAGGACGACGCAGTAGCGAACATCGTCGGTCATACAGACAATACAGGTCAAAGGGATGCAAATATTAAACTTGGTCAAGAAAGGGCCGATTTCGCCAAATCATATTTAATGCGCAATGGCATACCTGAAAGTAGAATAAATGCCACTTCTAAAGGTCCAGATGAACCAATTGCCAGTAATGATACTGAAGAAGGCAGGGCAAAAAATAGACGAACAGTAATCACTTTAAACTAA